GGTCGACAGTCCGCCGTGGTTGAAGGGCAAGCCGCTGCTCGTGCCCCAGGCGATGCATCATTTTTACATGGCGCAGTCGTACCTGGCGAGCGTGGCGCGCGGCCGGGCGCTCAACGAAGTCGAAGAAGCGATCCGTCTCGATCCCAAGAATCCCCAATTTCATTTGCTCAAAATGAAAATCCTGCTCGAGCAGGACAAGAGCAGCGAGGGCGCCAAAGAAGCCTTCGCCGCCCTTGAGCAGGGCGCGGAATATATTCCCGAAGTGTTGGCCATGAGCGATGAGTTCTACCTGCCCGACGCTAAAGCGGTTTACGGCAAAGTCATTCAGATGGGCAGCAAAGAGGTCTTACCTTATCTCGGGCTCGGCAACATCGCGCTTCACTCCGGCGATCTGGTCGAAGCCGAGAAATGGCTCGGCCAGGCGCGCGACATTTACGCCGATCAGCCCGCGGTGTTGTTGGCCTGGGGCCGATTGGTCTTGGCCAAAGCCCAGAAACTTGCCGAGGGCCCAGAGAGTCGTAAGCTGCTCCAGGATGCCCGTGCGTTGATGGAGAGATCCCGCGCCAAGGGCGAGGACTCGGTGACCATATATTCGGAGCTCGGCGCGATCTATTACCGGCTCGCGATGTGGGACAAGGCGGCGGAAGCCTACGAGCACGCACTACGCATGCGCCGGCGCCGCAACGACCTGCGTTTTTCCCTGGGCCAATCCTACGCCCAGCTCGGCCGGGTCAAAGAAGCGGAACAGAAGTTTCGTGAAATTCTTTCGCTTAGCTCCGACAATGACGAAGCGTTGAAGGCGCTGCAGGGGTTGGGGAAAAGGTATTAAGTAGTTGTCAGAAGTCAGTGGCCAGTAGTCAGCAGATCGTTTAACAACCAAGGCCTTCGGTAAATCGCCGAAGGCCTTTTTGTTTTTTTGCTTTGAAGTTCTTGGCGCTTCGATTTATGCTGCCTTTGCTTCGACGTTCCATTTAGGGGGTCTTCAATGTTAACGGAAAAAATCGGTGTCATCGGCGCGGGGAAAATCGGTTCGGCGATCGCTCGCGGCGTGATTCGCGCCGGCTTGGTTGCCAAGGAAAATGTTATCGCCAGCGATGTCAGCGACGCGCTACGCCAAGCCGCCGCCCAGGAGCTTGGCATTAAGACCACGGTGAACAATGGTGAGCTCGCCGATTTCGCCGACATCATTATTCTTGCTGTCAAACCGCAGATCGTCGACGCGGTGGCGCGGGAGATCGCCAAGAAGCTGGGCACGGCGAAACTATTAGTTTCAGTCGCCGCCGGCGTGCCGCTGTCGCGCATCGAGGCGGGTTTATTGCCGGGCGCGCGCGTCGTGCGCGTGATGCCGAACATTCCCTGCGTGGTCGGCGCCGGCGCCGCGGGTTTTGCCGGCGGCGCCCACGCGAATGCTACCGATCTCGAAAACGTCGGCGCGATTCTCAACAGCTTCGGCGTCGGCATGGCGGTGGAAGAAAAGTATTTAGACGCCGTCACCGGCCTCAGCGGCAGCGGCCCGGCTTACGTTTTTCTCTTCATGGAAGCCCTCGCCGACGGCGGCGTGCAAATGGGTCTCGCCCGCGATGTCGCCCTCAAGCTCGCCATGCAGACGGTCTACGGCGCCGCGAAAATGGCGCTCGAAAGCAACAAACATCTCAGCGAACTAAAAGACGAGGTTACCTCACCCGGCGGCACCACCATCGCCGGTCTCTACGCCATGGAGCAAAAAGGTTTTCACGGCACGGTGATGGACGCGGTGGTGAGCGCGACGAAACGGTCGCAGGAGTTGGGGAAGGGGTAGGGGGATGGTTTCGGGTTTACTCAAACGTTAGTCGCGCCGGCAGAAACAATGAGACATCTGAGCGGCAAGCATTCCTATTCATTGTTGCGAGAAAAACCGCGATCGCTATTTGCTGAAGGTTAAAATATTCGACAGCGCAGAATTGCCGGTGCCGTCGTAGGCTTTCGCCTGCACGTTGTGGGTTCTTTTCGCTAACGATTTCACATTCACTTTAAAAGTCCACGGAGCTGCGCTCAGGGTCGCTTTGAGTATGTTGTCGATGTACAGATCCACTTTGGCGACGCCGCTTTGGCTGTCGGAAGCAGATGCATTTGCGGTGAGCCAGCGGGTGCCGTCGTATACGGCGCTGGTGAGCTGCACCGTGGGCGGTGTGGTATCGGCCGCGGCGGGTGCCGGTGTCGCGGCTAGCGCGCGATACGCGTTGATCCTGCCATAACCATAATATGGATCGAAGCCCGCCGCGCCGAGGTCGTCGGCGTTGTTTTTGATGAGGTCGACGACTTGTTGGTTCGATAAGGCGCCGTTGCGTGAGAAAATTAATGCCGCCAACGCCGACACTTGCGGAGTCGAGAACGATGTTCCCTGCCAGGTGCCATAACCGCCGCCGTTATTGGTCGTATAAATAGCCGTACCGGGCGCAGCCACTGCGATCCAACTGCCAAAATTACTAAAGCTGGCGGGATTGTCGTTGCCATCGGTTGCCGCCACTGCCATCACGTGCACCAGAGAAGCTGGATAAAAGTTGGCGCTGCTAGAGTTATTACCCGCGGCGGCGACGATCACGGCGCCTTTACTCCACGCGTAGTCGACGGCGCTTTGCAGTGTTGAAGAGCTGCTCGTGCCGCCGAGGCTCAGGTTAATGATTTTGGCGCCGTGGTCGGCGGCATAATTAATCGCCGACGCGATATCCGCGTAGGTGGCGATATTGGATGAATTGAGAACCACCAGCGGCATGATCGTATTATTCCAAGCGAGGGCCGCTACGCCGATGCCGTCGTCGGTCAGGGCCGCGGCCGTTCCAGCCACGGCGGTGCCGTGGCCGTAAACGTCATGGGTATCGGTATTGCCGCCTAAAAAATTGTAACCGGGGATCAGCTTGGCGGCCAAATCAGGATGTCCAGGGTCGACGCCAGAATCGATGACCGCAATGCTCACTGAACTAGAACCCTGGGAAATATCCCAGGCGCCAGGCGCCGAGATTCGCGGCAAGTGCCATTGACTCGCATAACCAGGATCGTTGGGAACCAGAACCGGTTCGGCGAGAAAGTTTTTTTCCACGAACTTGATTCGCGGATTGTGTCCCAATGAATTCGCCACGGCCTCGATCGTTTCGGGCGGGACGGCGATATGATGGACGCCAATTTGCGGCATCGACCTTATTAGACTCGCGCCGTGGGCGCTAAAAATATCTTGAACATCCTCATCTTCGGCGTCGTCATCCGTCATCAGCAGCAATTCGCCTGGCATGTGGGCGCCGGGTTACAATGTCGATTGCGCGAACAGCGGGCTGACGCTAAGGACCAGCGCCAACAAAACGTAAGCTATCAATTTCATCGAAACCGTTGCCCCCTCATGGCAATTGAGTCGCGTAAGATGTGGCCGAAGCCGTCGATGGCCTGGGTCACGACAAGTCGGCCTCGAGCTACGGATGTAATAATCGCGCACAGAAATCTGACGCAATCATGAGGCCAGTGAGTAACTCGCCAATTAATAACGATAAATGTTTCGCGAGGGAGATCGCCAATTGTCAGCGAAACTGACAGTTTTTTTTTGCTGATATTTTTCAATGATTTGCGCTGTAAGAGTTTTTTACAGGCAAAGCGCACTAGTGCGTCGGGTGACGCTTTTGCCGCCGCGGCGCGACGTCGTCTTGAGTAGACGATAGGTACTGAATGGAACGTTGTACGTGAGAGAAATAGATTCTCGCGCGGTCGTGAAGGTTAAATTACCTATCTTGCCAGCGCTCGACGTCGCGCTTGTCGACGTAGCCGGGCTTGCCGCCTTTTTTCGATTCCACTCTGAGCCAGTCGCCTTCGGCGTGCACGACGTTGACTTTGATGTCGGCGGGGAGGCGCGTCACCGTTGGGAATTTGGTTCCTGGACCTTGTCGCAGATCGACTTCGCCGAGGGTGCGATAGGGTCCGGCAACCGTGCTGGCGGACGCTTTCGATTGCGTGTTCTTGCCGGCCACGTCTCGTGCGGCGAACTGTTCGTCAATGTAGCCGGGCTTGCCGCCATGTTTCGATTCGACCTTGAGCCAGTAGCCTTCTTTGCCGACGACGTTGACCTGAATGCCTTTGGGCAACGTCGTGATCGTGTCGTAGTTCGATCCCGGGCCGCTTCTTAGCGGCGCGTCCGCTGTGGTGGTGTAGCTGCCTTTCGTCGCTTGGGAGAAAGGTGTGCCCGCGGAAATGCCCAGCGCAACGATCGCTAACAAGAAAATTTTCACTGCGAATTTAATGATTCGTTTCATGACGTGATCTCCTCGATTGCAGAGCTATCGCGTTACTTCTTTTTCCAGTTTCCCTGGGCGTCTTGAATCCACCAGCCGGGGCGCGCTTGGTCGAGCCAACTTCTGGCGAAGATGGTTTTGACCCTCGATACGCTGTCCTTCGAAATATTGTTGGCTTTGGCGATTTCCGCGTACAGGCTTTCGCGGTCGCGGTTCTCGGCGTCGACCAACTGTTTGGTTTCGGCGCGCTCTTTGAGATTTAACCCATCCGCGCTGTGGACCGTCAGCATGCCGTCCTGGGCCAAGCCGACATTGCCGCGGTCCATGAACGGCTTGATCGCGTTGCTGCGCTCTTTGATCGAATCCTTAATGGCGCGAATCGCGGGATTCGAGACATTGATATCCGCTTCTTGGGCGTGGGCTTCGCCGACGAAGCGTAAAGTTGCCAGGCGCATGGATGAAAATGTATTGAAGCTCTGCGGCTTGGGCACTGTCTTCGCGCCATCGTTCGGTCCGCCCCAGGTTTCTTTAACGATCTGGTCGGCGGCGCGCTCGACGGCGGCGGCGGGAAAGTAAATGTTGACGGTCACGCAGGCACTGACGAAAAATGCGGTGATAAAAAGTATTCGCTTCAACATGGAACCTCCATTGTCTATTTGACGTTGGGTTTGTCGGTTTTGTTTATTCTTTCTAATCTTTTTAATAGTTCGGAAAAGGCGATGGTTTGGGTGTGGCTGACGATGTTGACCGTCGGCGGTAAAAGGCTGCCGACTACCAGCATTTCCTGATCGCCTCGGCTTTCAACGCCGCGCAGCTGCAGCCGGTCGTTCTTTAAAGTCGCTTTGAAGCCGAGTTTGCTGTAGCGAAAGCTGTCGAAGAAACTCGCCAGACCGCCGTAAACCGCGCCGGCGTCCTCGCCGGAACTCAAGACCGTGATTTTGTTCAGCGCTTCGACGCTGATCCTTTGCTCGCCGCCGCGGTCCACCGAATGAATGTCGGCGCGCAGTTCGGAGGGCTGGCCGTCGGACAGGACCAGATCGTCGATGCTGCCTTCGAGAATGCCTGAGATGCGGCCGAATGCAAAGGTTTGAGATAGTTGTTCCAATTGAATGGCGCTGAACTTGGCTTCGAGCTTGATCGCCGCCAGGGCGGAAAATGGATTGTCGATTTCGAACTTGCCCATGCGCAGCTGGCCGCCGAACAGTTCGGCGTGAATCTCGCCTTGGGTGCGCAGCTGGTTTTCCGCCGATTGAATCTGCGGAATCGAGCCGGTCAGCGTGCCGCTAAAACGCGGCCAGTCCAGCGCCTGGGTCAGCTCTTCGAGTTTGAGCCGCTTGGTCTCGGCCGAAAAAGAAACCTGCTTGGGATCTTTCAACAGATCGGGCCAAAAAAGATTGGCGATCTCGATCTCACCGCCGAAAATGGCGAGGCGTATCGGTTGGTGCACGCGGAGCGCATTGTTGGTCAGCGAGAGCGTCGTCGCAATAGCTGGGATGGATTGGTTGGCAAAGCGAATTCTTTCGATCGCTAAATTGCCGATGCGGGGTGTGCCGGCGGTTGCCGGCTTACTCTCAGCTAAGGATATTTGTAGCGGCAAGTTGAGCGCCATGGGGCCGATGCGCCAGTCGTTAGATTTCGTTCGCAACTCGCCATCCTTCAGCGAGATTTCGCCGGCGATGGCGAGGCCATCGATGGGGCCGTTCAGTTGTAAGCGAAAAGTCATTAGGCCGGCGATGGCGAGCTTGTCGAGAACTGGAAACTGACGGTTGAAAGTTTCGCGCAAGAAAAATTCGAAGAAGCCGCCGGGCGAGAAATTGCCGCTGTTTGCTAGCAGATGAAGATTCGGCGTTTGTGCAAGGTTTTCAATTGCACCGCCGAGTTCTATGGCGCCAACGCTGGCCAGGCTGATCGTGCAGCGCCGGCAGTCGAGCCGGTTGGCCGCGCGCGCGTAATCGGCGTTCACTTCCAAGACCGGCTTTTGAGTTTTCAAATCGCCGAAAAATTTGCCCCACAACAATTCGCCGCTGTCGGCGCTGAATTTGCCGCTGACGCTAATTTGCGTCCCGTCGGCAATCACTTCGAAGGGACCGTTGAAACTGAGGTTCTCGCCGACTTTGCCGTCGTCGGGGGATTTAAATTTCATTCCGCTGCTGTCGACGCGGCCGGCGAATTTCAACGGCTGATCGGCTTGGTAGTCGAAGGTTGCGCCGATTTGCAGTTTGTCGGCGCCCGCTTGCCAGCGTCCTTTGGGCGAGTAAGCAATCTTGTTCGCTTGCAGTTTGGTTTCCTTGAAACGAAACGCCGGCTTCGTCCATTCAAATGGCGCGGCGAATGACAGACTCGCCACCGCGAGGTCATCGCCGCGCACTTGCAGCGCGTCGCTTTCGACGATTCCTTTGACCTCGAGGGCGTTCCACGGACCCTGCAAATTGACACTGGCCTGGGCTTGCCCCGAGTAGCTCCAGCGGTTGAGCGGCGCCGGCAAATGGGCTTTGGCAATTTCGATCGGCAGATCGCGAAAAATAAACTTGGTTGCGCTAATCGTCGGCACCGCACCGAAAACAATTTGCCCTTCACCAGCGCCGCTCACAAAGGGCGCAGATATTTTTACTGACTTTAGCCCGAGGGTTTTATTCGCAAGTATATAGTTGCCGCCGAAGTTCAGCGCCAGGTCGCCCTTGGGCAATTTGACCGACATCGCGCTCAGGCTGTTGGCGAAATCGACCAGCGTCGCTGCACTAGTAAAATTCGCTTCGCTCAGTTTGGTATCGGCGCTGATTTTCCCGTTTAACGTGCCTGTGAACTTGTTGCCGGCGATTTCGAGATCGTGAAATTTGCTATCGATGCTGAGATTGATCGGTTGCCGTTCCGGAGCGCGCAGCTTCAAGTGTAGTTGGACTGAATCTTGGGCGATCTTTGCAGCGCCGAAATCGAGCAAGCTTTTAGCTCGCTTGGGGCGGAGCGTGATATCAGATTCGAGATCGCGCGGCTGGCCTTTGATGCGCAGTTCGGCGACGCCATTTAGCTGCGGCACATCGGCGCTCAGGCTGATCCCCGTGGGCCCGGCGAGATTGAAATCTTGGGCGGCCAAACTGATATTCTCCAGCTCGAAGATGGTTTGCGTTCCGCGCTTCAAGATAATTCTGCCGTTGTGCACATCGAGATGGCGTAGGGCGATTTCCGTCGAGCCTTGGCTTGGCGTTTTTGAAATTTCATCGATATCGATTTCGATGGTCAGTTGGTCAATCGCTAGACGATGAATTGTCCGCGACCAAAGATCGAAAGGGCTGGCGCTCGCTCGCAGTTGGCGCGCTTTGAATTGTAACTGGCCCGGTTGACTTATGACTACCGCGTCGGCGACCACCGTGAGCGGCAACTGAAAAGCCAACGAATCAGCGTGCACGTGGTACCCGCTGCGCTGGGTGATTTCCCCGAGCAGCCAAACTTTGAATCGGTTGGAGCGCAGGGTTGCCGTCAGCGCGATGCCGATGCCTACGCACAGAACGAACAGAGCAAAAACGATCTTAACGCCGGTGCGCGCCGCTCTAGTCATGGGCAAACGATACACGCTGGGATTTTTACCGGCAAGGGAGGTAGGCGCGGTGGATCGAGATTGCTGAAACGCACGAAGGGTTCGCTGTAATTTGACCAGAATGTGAATGCGTGTAGTCGTGTCCAGGAAAAATTATCTGTCCTAGCAACGTCAATATGTGATGTTAACGCGACGTGATGATGTCAGGGTCATAGCTCGGGTTGAGTTTTTCCGGCTGAGCTTGATCTTCTCTAGCGATCTGGGCTTTGACTCGATAGTATTGTCGTTCGCTGACACCGAGGTCAGCTCGCATCGAAACACTCTTTATTATGATGGCTAATCGCTTCTAGTCTTTCATTGTCAGGGTTGTCATCCTTCCACCCTGACATAATCGCGTTGCTGTTAACATGACATATTGACGTTGCCACGACACGTAAATTCCTTCAATCAGCCCTTCGACAAATTTTAGCAAGAGCTCGCGCTTAGTTTTGAGCAGCGCGGTGGGCACCACCTGGCCGAAACGCGCGTAGTCGATGGGCAGATCCAACATATCGACCAGCACGCGGCAACAGCCGGACTCGGTGATGGTCGGCACGTCGTAGGTGCCGAGCAGCGTGGCGTGGAGTTGGCCGGCGATCATCGCCGGCACGCGGGTGGTGCCGGCGGCTTGGACGATGCGCACGTCTTTATCGGGATCGAGATTGAATTGGCGCAGCAGCATGCGCGTGGTCACATCGGACGACGAGCCGAAGCGGCTGATGGCGATTTGTTTGCCTCTCAAGTCGTCGGCGGTTTTGACATCGTTGCGCACCACGAAAGCGAAGGGAAATCGGTTGATGTAAACGCTGACCAGTTTGCCGTCGAGAACGCCGGCGGACACGGCGTTCAACATCGCCGGCACGTCGGAGTCGGCGATCTCAAGGTCGCCGCCGACCATGGCTTGGGCCATGGTGGCGCCGCTGGTGAAATAGATAAACCTGACATCGAGGCCGCGCTTCTTCCAGATGCCGGCGCGGTCGATGGTCTTGTGCAGATTTTTGGCGACACCGGTGCCGCTGTAGCCGACGCGGATAAGCTGCTGGGCCGTCGCGGGCGATACCAGAAGCGGCGCGGCTATAATGGCGAGGAGAAGTAGTCTCATTTTTCGCATCGTCGGTACCTCTGTTTTCCAGCTGTGACGTCATTCGTTCGCCGCTTCAATCGATTTTGTACAACGTCGCTGCATTGGCCGACAAAATCTGCCGCCGCTCTGTGTCGTTCATTCCGGCTAGACACTTTGAGGCGAATTGTTGGGTGTCCGGCCAGTTCGAATTCGCCGCGGGAAAATTTGCCGACCAAAGAATGTTATCGACGCCGATGTGGCTGGCATTGATCTTCACTTCGTCGTACCAAGTCGTCAGGTAGCACTGGCGATGAAACATTTCCGAAGGTTTCAATTCGTAGCCGCAGTGATCCTGATCGTACTGATGGTCGGCATATTCGAGCAGGAACGTTCCCCAACCGATGGTGCTCTCGGCGAAAATTACTTTGAGCTTGGGAAAACGCAGCAAAATGCGCGAGAAAAGTACATTGGTTAAGTCGAATACCGCGCTGGCCGGGCGCGCGACGGATTGCAAAGCCGCCGCCAGCTCCGGCGCTAAATTTGGCGCCATGGGAAATTGCAACTGCGGCGCGGAGCCGGCATGGAAACACAACGGCACATCGAGATCTTGGCAAGCGGCCCACACGGGATCGTAATGTTCGCTGTTAAGGTGCGGCAGATTGCGCAAGTGGATCGGTTCGGCGGGAAAGATGACGCCGCGATGGCCGCGCCCAACGGCGCGACGAATTTCCTCAACCGTCGCTACGACCGGCGCCAGCGGCACTAGGCATTGGGGGACGAAGCGCTTGCTGGCGTGTGCCCATTCGTCGATGAGCCAATCGTTGTAAGCGCCGACGCAAGCGAGTTCCAAATCGGGATCGCCGATCATGCCGAAGTTTTCGCCGGAGAAACCGCCGAGGCTCGGATACAACACCGCGCAGTCAATGCGGTCATCGTCCATCGCCTTGAGGCGCGCCGCGGGATCGTAAGCGGCTTTCGGGATTTCCTCCCAACGCTTCGGTACGCTGACTCGGTCGTTCATGAGCGCGCCAACGCGGGCAATGTCCGCGAGGGGAAATTTACGGCCATCGACGATCCATCGATCGCTGC
This genomic interval from Deltaproteobacteria bacterium contains the following:
- the proC gene encoding pyrroline-5-carboxylate reductase, with translation MLTEKIGVIGAGKIGSAIARGVIRAGLVAKENVIASDVSDALRQAAAQELGIKTTVNNGELADFADIIILAVKPQIVDAVAREIAKKLGTAKLLVSVAAGVPLSRIEAGLLPGARVVRVMPNIPCVVGAGAAGFAGGAHANATDLENVGAILNSFGVGMAVEEKYLDAVTGLSGSGPAYVFLFMEALADGGVQMGLARDVALKLAMQTVYGAAKMALESNKHLSELKDEVTSPGGTTIAGLYAMEQKGFHGTVMDAVVSATKRSQELGKG
- a CDS encoding peptidase S8: MPGELLLMTDDDAEDEDVQDIFSAHGASLIRSMPQIGVHHIAVPPETIEAVANSLGHNPRIKFVEKNFLAEPVLVPNDPGYASQWHLPRISAPGAWDISQGSSSVSIAVIDSGVDPGHPDLAAKLIPGYNFLGGNTDTHDVYGHGTAVAGTAAALTDDGIGVAALAWNNTIMPLVVLNSSNIATYADIASAINYAADHGAKIINLSLGGTSSSSTLQSAVDYAWSKGAVIVAAAGNNSSSANFYPASLVHVMAVAATDGNDNPASFSNFGSWIAVAAPGTAIYTTNNGGGYGTWQGTSFSTPQVSALAALIFSRNGALSNQQVVDLIKNNADDLGAAGFDPYYGYGRINAYRALAATPAPAAADTTPPTVQLTSAVYDGTRWLTANASASDSQSGVAKVDLYIDNILKATLSAAPWTFKVNVKSLAKRTHNVQAKAYDGTGNSALSNILTFSK
- a CDS encoding SH3 domain-containing protein; amino-acid sequence: MKRIIKFAVKIFLLAIVALGISAGTPFSQATKGSYTTTADAPLRSGPGSNYDTITTLPKGIQVNVVGKEGYWLKVESKHGGKPGYIDEQFAARDVAGKNTQSKASASTVAGPYRTLGEVDLRQGPGTKFPTVTRLPADIKVNVVHAEGDWLRVESKKGGKPGYVDKRDVERWQDR
- a CDS encoding DUF1318 domain-containing protein — translated: MLKRILFITAFFVSACVTVNIYFPAAAVERAADQIVKETWGGPNDGAKTVPKPQSFNTFSSMRLATLRFVGEAHAQEADINVSNPAIRAIKDSIKERSNAIKPFMDRGNVGLAQDGMLTVHSADGLNLKERAETKQLVDAENRDRESLYAEIAKANNISKDSVSRVKTIFARSWLDQARPGWWIQDAQGNWKKK
- a CDS encoding ABC transporter substrate-binding protein, with the translated sequence MRKMRLLLLAIIAAPLLVSPATAQQLIRVGYSGTGVAKNLHKTIDRAGIWKKRGLDVRFIYFTSGATMAQAMVGGDLEIADSDVPAMLNAVSAGVLDGKLVSVYINRFPFAFVVRNDVKTADDLRGKQIAISRFGSSSDVTTRMLLRQFNLDPDKDVRIVQAAGTTRVPAMIAGQLHATLLGTYDVPTITESGCCRVLVDMLDLPIDYARFGQVVPTALLKTKRELLLKFVEGLIEGIYVSWQRQYVMLTATRLCQGGRMTTLTMKD
- a CDS encoding amidohydrolase, with amino-acid sequence MTPPNRIISAVDHVIEPPDIWTQRLAKDKFADRTPHLERSADGSDRWIVDGRKFPLADIARVGALMNDRVSVPKRWEEIPKAAYDPAARLKAMDDDRIDCAVLYPSLGGFSGENFGMIGDPDLELACVGAYNDWLIDEWAHASKRFVPQCLVPLAPVVATVEEIRRAVGRGHRGVIFPAEPIHLRNLPHLNSEHYDPVWAACQDLDVPLCFHAGSAPQLQFPMAPNLAPELAAALQSVARPASAVFDLTNVLFSRILLRFPKLKVIFAESTIGWGTFLLEYADHQYDQDHCGYELKPSEMFHRQCYLTTWYDEVKINASHIGVDNILWSANFPAANSNWPDTQQFASKCLAGMNDTERRQILSANAATLYKID